One segment of Thunnus thynnus chromosome 19, fThuThy2.1, whole genome shotgun sequence DNA contains the following:
- the prrc2b gene encoding protein PRRC2B isoform X1 gives MSDRLGQITKSKDGKSKYSSLSLFDKYKGKSIETQKNTVVPRHGLQSLGKVATARRMPPPAHLPSLKSENKGNDPNVIIVPKDGTGWANKQEQPDQKSSIASIPQLPELPPQLALQKSVSNLQKPSPIANQENTNTGGPKQWAQLNGKALEQDGSRASNRLQPFSHEEFPTLKAAGEQDRAGKERSGFDPSYGPGPSLRPQNVTSWREGGGRNLQPSSLTLGLPADPEGKLTALGETGTPPASSHPTSATGTTSSSVVTAQSPGLDPKEPSLRPAQPVRRTTVPTALQYQLHHTSTAVYHDMLPAFMCSKETREAPGTDHVPTTVAAPARFDSKPTFRQSYAKPELVNGDVRRENRFVRAPPRLSSQPIRRPGDRPQRPAIINPEDLKDLDELDNDCEDGWAGLHEEVDYSEKLKFSDDEEEHSSDKNKMWTEWERERENHRDGQSSLSSGEVSYPQEGPEESYSYPHHQHEPPRKTNGRYLSTDTQLQQKIQGEPLTDQEDHQRQSQTQAPARAKYVSPELSEAVERARRRREEEERRAREERLAACAEKLKKLDEKFGKTERQMSRTEEGQKDGEVKEVPLSPNREQSKAHHENWQYSTKDGSECPPDNSPGHSYHEEPGFSTYRGSGEDGQEPSSPSEDYSGRHPSKPIPPRFQKQPQHQQQEQVYKMQHWQQSGHPAPSGSSHTQRGYYPPHVLGFDPRWMMMPPFMDPRMAQGRSPVDYYPGAVHSSAGMMKPMMHQDHLNSPGSDEGCHPNLHQERRAPSTEPYPMWNQDGYPLRSFTPPYQRQHESSESGQPDDRSDMACSQQDSYEEKPSECLSHPQDDLPHHAYQSRGTDREHHDQGLLTTAQSHSQHHADSEYPKQDSRDKHLKDGPESHDETLDGSKDNWKRDGGQKQDGGLNNAQSQWSDPSSCSSSSVGQPSETSGRTLTRRTGPIKKPVLKALKVEDKENEKPKPEPEEKPVPYRLEKEVLTNVYDLKKDNQPASNRRSASPVVEKQPEERQRQSPAPTKTDRPLSTQSDDSPKESAWDNGKSQSPRDNQENREPQAPRRNNWIFIDEEQAFGAVRGTGRGRSRGFREFSSRGGTRGGRGGDNLRGAYNNNNNSGTQRPGRGRAPPRDLVKVEEFQRGKPRRRNVSETLSEASEYEELPKRRRQKGSENGEGYTESGEVRKADRDSWRSNKVYTDDQMTNDAREKAKASRGRMLPPRLNTTGSYSRGFGGSRDISTWRGRGPQFSSSGGPMQENGYGPGAETIYSRRPPVERDTLKYPAKFTGSFMENGTEDREGEYYFDNDNPDRQVLRRRRPPRQDKPPRFRRLRQEREPGSNQWTSDEYINGDLANPWPGRPKGAGDDNWPSGHYSGGRANQHGQAEEWETGSDNSDFSDWREKRGGSGGTATQGHGDIPSDSGHSEPGSVEKRELSKRSFSSQRPLVERQNRKGEPSLLEASKMTRTSDNPPTSSSNRNDSWQNGGTSCKSRSPDDSGPVYSIEQPEEREPSEPSGKKLDKELKPGSVKADIGEPLSQYELSSYPIEGDAGVPVSNPDGYQDALSKKQRRPQEDERRRKEQGAAVPVKNRPITSKIPPRFAKKQGSMSIEQPEEALSSNNLGTEIWETNSSALSVQSSGGDSWTKQVSYTGSEPNSEDSDAGPEQSKEQHKPGPIGNERSLKHRKGSEGVDRLEGGPITPVNGVDLHVDTVLPVPPIEFGVSAKDSDFSLPPGSTPVPVSNPVNKLQDALTTNTALNQSIPMLRSNHLQPGINLNPISFPSADLTLKMESARKAWENSQSLPEQGSPGGGASGAQPPCSVGSSSGVSYSSFGGVSMPPMPVASVAPSMSMQGNHIPPLYLDGHVFPSQPRLVPPNMTQQQTYQQAAAAQQIPISLHTSLQAQAQLGLRGGLPVSQSQEMFNSIPPFRSQVYMHPNLSQPSPMVLSGGAPLKGPYSAFPGMQPSDMVKPQSGSHYQPMNGSQQLVYDSQMNQGPGMGSSQLMDSQLIQVTMPLPGSQLRYGSAQQHLILPQSIQLQQGQNLSVGAPRRMLPPGSQSAVMTGREGSQMEMKGFQFSEKPNHSPGISGGSYRPGSASPSGKPSGPGGPVGPLPTHFTQQVPPAQGSMVMHMRPPTTGPFPNPIQRPVMQVNKPVIIRPPPYPNPVRDPSHSTPPSAPEPPVKGPEDGMKSKTMRDVRKAVGEGKTPSGGMTSKLQEPLPSTGQAKPARTGAIKPQAVKVEEGKA, from the exons ATGTCCGATCGTTTGGGGCAAATAACCAAGTCCAAGGATGGGAAAAGCAAGTATTCCTCACTCAGCCTATTTGACAAGTACAAGGGAAAATCAATAGAAACTCAGAAAAACACAG TAGTTCCGCGACATGGCTTGCAGAGTCTTGGCAAAGTGGCCACAGCCCGGCGCATGCCCCCACCTGCTCACCTGCCGAGCTTGAAGTCTGAAAACAAAGGAAACGATCCCAACGTGATTATTGTGCCCAAAGACGGTACAGGATGGGCGAACAAGCAGGAACAACCCGATCAAAAGAG TTCTATTGCATCAATACCACAGCTGCCGGAGTTGCCGCCGCAGCTGGCTTTACAGAAATCTGTCTCCAATCTTCAGAAGCCCTCACCGATAGCCAACCaagag aacacaaacacaggtggACCAAAGCAATGGGCCCAGCTAAATGGAAAGGCACTAGAGCAAGATG GTTCAAGGGCCTCAAACCGACTTCAGCCCTTCTCTCACGAGGAATTTCCCACGCTGAAGGCAGCTGGAGAACAGGACAGGGCTGGCAAGGAAAGAAGCGGCTTCGATCCGTCGTATGGGCCCGGACCAAGCCTCCGCCCCCAGA ATGTGACGAGCTGGAGGGAAGGTGGTGGCAGGAACCTTCAGCCCTCGTCCCTGACCCTCGGCCTGCCAGCAGATCCTGAGGGTAAACTCACTGCCCTGGGTGAGACTGGCACCCCTCCAGCCTCATCTCACCCCACCTCTGCCACTGGCACCACCTCTTCTAGTGTAGTGACGGCTCAGTCACCAGGCCTTGACCCCAAAGAGCCTTCCCTGCGACCCGCCCAGCCTGTCCGCAGAACAACCGTCCCTACTGCCCTGCAGTACCAGCTTCACCACACTTCGACTGCTGTTTACCATGACATGTTGCCCGCGTTT ATGTGCTCAAAAGAGACACGTGAGGCCCCAGGCACAGACCATGTCCCTACCACCGTAGCAGCACCAGCCCGATTTGATAGCAAACCCACTTTTAGACAGAGCTACGCCAAACCTGAACTTGTCAA TGGTGATGTGAGAAGAGAGAACCGCTTTGTCCGCGCTCCACCTCGACTCTCTTCTCAGCCCATCCGCAGGCCTGGTGACAGGCCGCAACGCCCAGCTATCATTAATCCAGAGGACCTGAAGGATCTGGATGAGCTTGACAATGACTGCGAGGATGGATGGGCTG ggcTCCATGAGGAAGTTGATTATAGTGAGAAGCTCAAGttcagtgatgatgaagaggaacaCTCcagtgataaaaacaagatGTG gactgaatgggagagggagagagagaaccacCGTGATGGCCAGTCCTCCCTGAGTTCAGGTGAGGTATCTTACCCCCAGGAGGGTCCTGAGGAGAGTTATTCTTACCCACATCACCAACATGAGCCTCCCAGGAAGACCAACGGCAGATACCTCTCTACGGACACCCAG CTCCAGCAGAAAATCCAAGGTGAGCCACTGACTGACCAGGAAGATCACCAGCGCCAGTCTCAGACTCAGGCTCCAGCTAGGGCAAAGTATGTGTCACCAGAGCTGTCAGAAGCTGTTGAGAGGGCCCGCAGACGGCGGGAGGAAGAGGAGCGGCGTGCCCGGGAGGAACGGCTGGCTGCCTGTgctgaaaaactcaaaaagctGGATGAGAAATTTGGAAAGACTGAAAGGCAGATGTCAAGGACAGAGGAAGGCCAGAAAGATGGCGAGGTCAAAGAAGTCCCTTTGTCTCCAAATAGGGAACAGAGTAAAGCCCACCATGAGAACTGGCAATACAGCACAAAAG ATGGAAGTGAGTGTCCCCCAGACAACTCGCCTGGCCATAGTTACCATGAGGAACCTGGCTTCTCCACCTACCGTGGCAGCGGGGAGGATGGCCAGGAGCCCTCCTCCCCTTCTGAAGACTACAGTGGACGTCACCCCTCCAAACCCATCCCACCTCGCTTTCAGAAACAGCCACAGCACCAGCAGCAG GAACAAGTATACAAGATGCAACACTGGCAGCAGTCAGGCCATCCTGCTCCCTCTGGTTCAAGCCACACCCAGCGGGGCTACTATCCCCCACATGTCCTCGGGTTTGACCCTCGCTGGATGATGATGCCGCCTTTCATGGATCCCCGCATGGCCCAAGGGCGATCTCCTGTGGATTACTATCCTGGTGCTGTCCACTCTTCCG CAGGAATGATGAAACCCATGATGCATCAAGACCACTTGAACAGTCCTGGTTCTGATGAGGGATGTCATCCCAACCTGCACCAGGAGAGAAGAGCCCCTTCCACTGAGCCTTATCCCATGTGGAACCAAGATGGCTACCCTTTGCGCAGCTTCACTCCACCTTACCAGAGACAGCATGAAAGCTCTGAAAGTGGCCAGCCAGATGATAG AAGTGATATGGCCTGCTCCCAACAGGACTCCTATGAAGAGAAGCCCAGTGAGTGCTTGTCCCACCCTCAAGATGATCTCCCCCATCATGCCTACCAGAGCCGAGGTACAGACAGAGAACACCATGACCAAGGGTTGCTGACCACTGCTCAGAGCCACTCCCAACACCATGCAGATAGTGAATACCCAAAACAAGACTCTAGAGACAAGCATCTGAAAGATGGCCCTGAATCTCATGATGAGACCTTAGATGGCTCCAAGGACAATTGGAAAAGAGATGGAGGCCAGAAACAAGATGGAGGACTCAATAATGCTCAAAGCCAGTGGTCTGACCCCAGTTCATGTTCCAGTAGTAGTGTTGGCCAGCCATCTGAGACCAGTGGGCGCACCTTGACTCGCAGAACTGGGCCTATCAAGAAACCAGTTCTCAAGGCTCTCAAAGTGGAAGACAAGGAGAATGAGAAGCCTAAGCCTGAGCCTGAGGAGAAGCCTGTCCCCTACCGCCTGGAGAAAGAAGTCCTTACTAATGTTTATGACTTGAAGAAAGACAACCAGCCTGCCAGCAACAGGCGTTCAGCTTCACCTGTTGTTGAGAAACAGCCTGAAGAGAGACAGCGTCAGTCACCAGCTCCCACCAAAACAGACAGGCCTCTAAGCACCCAAAGTGATGACTCTCCTAAGGAGAGCGCCTGGGACAATGGCAAGAGCCAGTCACCTAGAGATAACCAGGAAAACCGGGAGCCCCAGGCACCACGGCGCAATAACTGGATCTTCATAGATGAAGAACAGGCCTTTGGTGCAGTCAGAGGAACAGGTAGAGGCCGCAGTCGAGGCTTTAGGGAATTTAGCTCTAGAGGCGGAACCCGTGGTGGCAGAGGTGGAGACAATCTCAGAGGGGcttataacaacaataacaacagtgGCACTCAGCGGCCAGGCAGAGGACGAGCACCACCAAGGGACCTTGTCAAGGTGGAGGAGTTCCAGAGGGGCAAGCCCCGGAGGCGTAATGTCAGTGAGACATTGAGTGAAGCCTCTGAGTATGAGGAATTGCCCAAAAGGCGCCGGCAGAAGGGATCTGAAAATGGAGAAGGTTACACAGAATCTGGAGAGGTCCGTAAAGCTGATCGAGATTCTTGGAGATCCAACAAGGTGTACACAGATGACCAGATGACCAATGATGCTAGAGAAAAGGCCAAGGCCAGCAGGGGTCGCATGCTACCTCCTAGACTGAACACCACTGGAAGTTACAGTCGAGGCTTTGGAGGCTCCAGGGATATTTCTACATGGAGGGGCCGTGGCCCCCAGTTTAGTAGCAGTGGTGGTCCCATGCAAGAAAATGGTTACGGTCCTGGAGCTGAGACTATCTACTCCCGCAGACCTCCTGTTGAGCGTGATACTCTCAAATACCCAGCTAAATTCACTGGCTCCTTCATGGAGAATGGCACAGAGGACCGTGAAGGAGAATACTATTTTGACAATGACAACCCTGATAGGCAGGTGTTAAGGAGGCGGCGCCCACCTCGTCAAGACAAGCCTCCACGCTTCCGTCGTCTGCGACAAGAACGGGAACCTGGCTCAAACCAGTGGACAAGTGATGAGTACATAAATGGAGACTTGGCAAACCCCTGGCCTGGTCGTCCCAAGGGCGCTGGGGATGACAACTGGCCCAGCGGCCACTACTCTGGTGGACGCGCAAACCAGCATGGCCAGGCAGAGGAATGGGAGACTGGATCAGACAACAGCGACTTCAGTGACTGGAGGGAGAAGCGAGGTGGAAGTGGGGGGACGGCTACGCAGGGACATGGTGACATTCCCTCAGACTCAGGCCATAGTGAACCAGGCTCTGTTGAGAAAAGGGAACTTTCCAAGAGAAGCTTCTCCAGCCAGAGACCATTGGTGGAACGGCAAAACAGGAAAGGAGAGCCATCCCTGCTGGAAGCGAGCAAGATGACACGTACATCTGATAatccccccacctcctcctctaacAGGAATGACAGTTGGCAGAATGGAGGGACTTCTTGTAAGAG caGGAGCCCAGATGATTCTGGCCCAGTCTACAGCATAGAGCAGCCGGAGGAGAGGGAGCCCAGCGAGCCCTCAGGGAAGAAATTAGACAAGGAGCTGAAGCCAGGATCTGTCAAGGCAGACATAGGCGAACCTCTGTCTCAGTATGAGCTCAGCAGCTATCCAA TCGAGGGGGATGCAGGGGTACCAGTTTCAAATCCAGATGGATACCAGGATGCCTTGTCCAAAAAGCAAAGACGTCCACAagaagatgagaggaggaggaaggaacaGGGGGCTGCT GTGCCAGTGAAGAATAGGCCAATCACCTCCAAGATACCACCGCGCTTTGCCAAAAAGCAGGGAAGCATGAGCATTGAACAACCCGAGGAAGCTCTTTCTTCTAACAACCTGGGAACTGAAATCTGGGAGACCAACAGCTCAG CTCTTTCAGTGCAGTCTTCAGGGGGAGACTCGTGGACTAAACAGGTGTCTTACACTGGGAGTGAACCCAACTCTGAG GACTCTGATGCTGGCCCGGAGCAGAGTAAAGAACAGCACAAGCCAGGACCCATCGGAAATGAACGCTCCCTGAAGCACCGCAAGGGCTCAGAAGGTGTTGATCGACTGGAAGGTGGCCCCATCACTCCAGTCAATGGTGTGGATCTCCATGTGGACACTGTACTACCTGTGCCCCCCATTGAGTTTGGTGTCAGTGCCAAAGACTCTGATTTCAGCCTACCACCAGGTTCTACCCCAGTGCCTGTGTCCAATCCTGTCAACAAGCTTCAGGATGCTCTTACCACCAAT ACGGCTCTCAATCAGAGTATCCCCATGCTGCGTTCCAACCACCTGCAGCCTGGCATTAACCTCAACCCCATCTCCTTCCCTAGTGCTGACCTCACTCTCAAG atGGAATCAGCACGCAAGGCGTGGGAGAACTCCCAGTCCCTCCCTGAGCAGGGTTCTCCTGGTGGGGGTGCTTCAGGTGCTCAGCCTCCCTGCAGCGTTGGTTCATCCAGCGGTGTCAGCTACAGTTCTTTTGGAGGAGTTTCCATGCCTCCAATGCCTGTGGCATCAGTAGCACCTTCCATGTCCATGCAAG GTAATCATATTCCCCCATTGTATCTGGATGGTCATGTCTTTCCTAGCCAGCCACGTCTGGTACCACCCAACATGACCCAGCAGCAGACCTACCAACAG GCAGCCGCAGCCCAGCAGATTCCCATCTCTTTACACACGTCTCTTCAGGCTCAGGCTCAGCTGGGTCTTCGGGGAGGTCTACCTGTTTCTCAGTCCCAAGAGATGTTCAACTCTATTCCCCCCTTCAG GTCCCAGGTTTACATGCACCCCAACCTGTCACAGCCCAGCCCCATGGTGCTGTCGGGCGGAGCCCCCCTCAAGGGGCCCTACTCGGCTTTCCCTGGCATGCAGCCCTCAGACATGGTCAAGCCCCAGTCCGGGTCACACTACCAGCCAATGAACGGCAGCCAGCAGCTAGTTTACGACAGCCAGATGAACCAGGGTCCTGGTATGGGATCTTCTCAGTTAATGGACTCTCAACTCATCCAG GTGACCATGCCTCTACCTGGCTCTCAGCTGCGCTATGGCTCAGCTCAGCAACACCTCATACTCCCTCAGTccatccagctgcagcagggaCAGAACTTGTCAGTAGGAGCCCCACGCCGAATGCTGCCACCTGGCTCCCAGTCTGCTGTCATGACAGGCCGAGAG GGCTCGCAGATGGAAATGAAAGGCTTCCAGTTCTCTGAAAAGCCCAATCATTCCCCAGGCATATCTGGAGGGTCCTACAG GCCTGGGTCTGCCAGCCCTAGCGGGAAGCCCTCTGGTCCTGGGGGCCCTGTAGGCCCTCTGCCTACACACTTCACTCAACAG GTCCCACCTGCTCAGGGCA